A window of Loxodonta africana isolate mLoxAfr1 chromosome 3, mLoxAfr1.hap2, whole genome shotgun sequence genomic DNA:
CATGAATTTTTGTGATAGCCATTTCCTTTATCCCCTGCCTTAGTCTTACCCACCTTCCTGCTCCCAAGGCCAAGAACCTTTCTCAAACAAAAATCTGACCATGGTTCCTTGTTGCTTTTGGGATGAAGTCTAAAAATTCCTTAGCTTGGTTTCCCCAACTATAGTCTTAAGTGTTGTTGTTTTGCAGTCAAGTCAGccctgtgactcatggcaaccccatgtgttagagtagaactgctccatagggttttcttggctgtagttttTATGGGAGCAATTTGCCAAGCGTTTCTtccatggagttgctgggtgggtttgaatggccaacctttaggttagcagccaactgcaaaCCGCTTGCGCCATCCAGATTCCTGTCAGGAGCGTACCTCCTAGTTACTTGTGCCCTCTCCATATTCCTCCACTATTGTTATTTCtttcatacacacatttttaattCAGCTTTTAACATATTTATTTAAGAGAAAAACTTTCTATCACCACAAAACTCACAGCTCTTCCCTAAATGCTCAGCTAGGAAACATCCTGTCTGGGAGACACCCCaaatcctctcccctcccccacacttGATACTGTCCCCCACTTTGGAGAAGGTAGCGGCTTCTCTCAACACATCTCTGAACTGTACACTCCCACCCTTCCAGAACACTCCAATCTGGCATGCGTCCTCACACCTCCAGGCCACTCTGTCTTTTTGCCTAGAACCTTCTTCTCCCTCTAGCTGAGGCCTTCTTGACCCCGAGCCTGTGCCTCCCTGATGGTAGGACACAAGTCCTACCGCGGACCATGGGCCGGTCCTCACATGCTAGATCACCACTGCCTCCCTCTCCAGAAAAAAAAGTGCCTAGGAAATGTCTCCGAGAATCTGATCCAGGGCTGGGTATCTGGGATAAGGGCCACAGAGCCCCCACCCTGACCTTACCTTCTTCTGTAAGGCGCAGTGAAAGACAAAGATGAAGACCCCCTGGAAGGCGTTGAATGTGGTGAAGAGATAGGCCATGACCACGGATTCCTTGTTGATGAAGAGGAGGCCAAAAGCCCAGGTAAGACCCAGCAGGAAGAGCAGTGCGATGGCCCCCAGGGCCCAGGATCTGGGGGAACAAGGGGTGGGCACGTCAAAGAGCCAACCTGGGCCCAGTGTGCGGGATAGGGGATCCTCAGCTGGCTGGGGCTGTCTGCAGAGAGCCCACAGGCCCTACCTGGGGTTGAGCAGACCCTGGGGAAAGTGGCCCGCCCAGGGACACTCACTGGGCCTGGGCCTAGGGAGGTgtcgggggggggggtggaggtGAGGGTGGCAGTTTTACTAAGGTGAGTCATTCATTCTCCTGCCATCTCTGTTTTTCCCTATTTCTAGACCACTTAACTATATTTTAACTGCCTACTCCTCTTTAAGTTGCCCTTAAAATGGACTCACCTTTTAAACGCAGCCTTTAAGCAATTATATCTGTAAACCACAGGTTTCGTGTGCTaattatattttttctaataCCTGTTAAATAGATATATAACGATCTTTGTACTTAAATTCATACCATGGAGCACCAAAGGTACAAGGACAGTATTTAGGGGACTCTAGAAGAGGCCAAGCCCTGTGTGGTGGGCCAAGTCCTGGAGGAGGCACAGGGGGTGGGCGCGTGTATGTGCGCATGCATGCACGTATGCTCACTTGATGTTGTCGAGGCGGCTCGAGTCGGGCTTCAGCACGGAGGAGCTTCGGACCATCTTGtgcagggtcaccatgaggaACACCAGGTTCACCTGGGGTGGGAGAAGGGAAGGAGGCTGGGCCGGGAGTGGCGTCTTCCACCCTCGAGGCCTCCTCTGTGGACGGCCCTCCTGGAGGGCCTGCACTTTTTATCAAGGCACCCATGCCACTGAAGTTAACCGGCTGGCACAGATCTGTGTGTGGTGTTGCTGTGAGAACAGGGACCAGGTTCGACCGTCACTGTCTAACGTGGAGCGGGGGCTCAGGCAGCAGCTCCTGAACACCTGGGCCTTCATTCTGGAGTTCCATAGACCCAATCTGCTTTcattcttagatggctgcccagTTCTGATGGTGTTTTGAAACCAGTCCCTCTTGGGGCTCAGGGGTGAATGGAGTCTAGGCTAGCCTGAACAAAGGAAGGAGACGCAGCACTGAGGGTACTGCCTTCCGACTTACCACGATAACAAAAGAGACAGGGCCAATGAAACTCCAGATGAAGTAATTGTCCACTCGGAGCCAACAGCTGTAAAGGAAATGAGGTAGGGTAGAGAGGAGCAGAGACTTTTCCCTGCACCGGGAGGCCAGTGACTGAGGCTACAATCTTGGGGCCCGGGGAGGGAAGACACTGCTGAGAAGGGAGCCAGGCAGGAGAAGcaactggagggaaggagcaggagaCACTCACGCCTTCTCAGTGCCATAGCTGCGGTAGTCAATGGCAGCTGCGATGCCCACCACCAGGGCCGGGAAGCAGTAGCCGCCCAGGTAGTAGTATTTGGTGCGGGAGTACTCGCTCTCAAACACCTCCACCAGCAGCAGATAGAGGTGCACGCCCTCCAGACACAGCCAGGAGAAGGCCGCCAGGAAGAAGTAGTGCAGCAAGCCGGCAAAGATGGGGCAGGCAATCTGGGGATGGAGCACCACAGGTGAGGGGAGCCCCACGGGCCTCCGCCTTCCTCTCCACTCAGGGGTGGCCTCTCCCTGTCCCCCAGTGCTGGCAGGCACCTGCCCCTTGTGCACCCACCCACCTCATACTGAGTCTTGTCTATCCCGACCAGGAAGAGCAGCTCGGCCAGGAAGAGGTTGATGCACAGGTTCTTGTGGATAGTGTTGCGGTCTGTCTGCAGCCCCCGCAGGAAGCAGAAGGTagagatgcagattgccaggcagaCCAGGGAGATCACGATGCCCACCCAGGTGATGACCGACAGCAGGAGCTCGTTGATGCGGCCCTGGTACTGGGGAAGGAGTGGCAAACTCAGGGCCTTGGGCTCGGACACAGCTGAGCTCGCTGCCTCCCCCCATCTGTTGGCCTTCTGCCCCCTTTGCAGTTGGGCTCACTTCTTCATGCTCTGGGAGGCTTGTGGGGAGAAGACAAAAGGGACACCTGCTTTTCTTCTCCAGAGCGCCCTAGAGAAGGTGGGACCACGACCAGAGAGGGCCTCATGCCCCAGGCAGACTGGCAGCGCCTGCGCGCGCAGAGCTGCCCCTCCCTCTGCTGCCCATGCTGTGTGCTCTGTGATGCCATGCAAAGCAGGCCAGCCAGCAGCCTGGCTGACGAGTGGCACTGGGCGCTTACAATCTCACGGTGAGCCATGAGCACGGCGAAATTGGTGAGGTGGCTGCAGGCGCAAGTGGTGTGTGTCTTGTTGGACTCCACCAGGCGGCAGCCCTGAGTCGACCAGTAGCCCAGCATGGACCGCTCAGAGTAGTTCCAGAAGGAGCAGTTGGCATTGAAGTGGTTCTTGGCCTGTTGTGTGGTGTGGCCAGGGGTCAGAACCAGGGAGTCCTGTCTGGCCCCACACCCAGTGACAGGGATAGTGACAAGCCAGAGAGAAGTGCCTGGGGCTTTCAGGCTCACAGTGACAGCCTGGGATCTTTGGGGACAAGTTGCTCAAGCTGGTGAAGGGGGAAGGTACACAGGGAGGGGTTGTATCTGAGCCACACGCTTGCCCCTGGGGCGGATGAAGCCTAGGGGCATATGAGCAGGATGCTGGGACTCCATGGTGGGTAAGACACCTCAGCTCACCTCCAGGTGGGCCACGGTAAAGATGACAGGGTCCATGAGGAAGACACGGCTGGACTCCTTGTTGATGGACGCAGCGATGACCTGCGAGTTCACCACCAGAGAAGCGCCCCCTGGGCCTCCTGCGCCTACTTCTCCTGCCAGCTTCACCGTGGCATTCTCCGTGGACAGAAAGAGGCCCAGGTTGTTGTAGAGGATAAAGACAACTTTGACCACCCCTGGGGGGACAGGCACACCATCAGTCCTCGGAAGTGCACCTCCACCTGGGCCCTCAGCCATGCTCGCCACTGGGACCTCTAACACCAGCCCAGGGGGACCCTTGGGGAGCCCTCCTACAGGACTGCTGCTCATTGGTAGGCAGTTTAAACAGCAGGGCAGTGGGCCCTCAATTCACCCCTTccttgctgtgtgatcttgagcaaaccACTAAACTCTGAGCCTCAATCTCAAATGGGACAGACCTCCCCATGTGAGGACCAACTGCACTGTTCATAGGAGTGAGCACTGCACTCAGTAAGGCTGGGGGGACCTGCGGACCCCTGCAGTTTACACTAGCTGGAGCGGAGGAATGAATCTCTGTGCATTTTCATGGGTCCCAAACTGTGCCTGAATTCTCCAATCCAATAAAGGTTAACCGCTGCTTGCAGAGGTGGAGCAGAGAGTACCGGCTGAGGGGCTGTGTTTCTGCCTGAGGCACCACCGGGGGGCACTAACCGTTGCGGCTGTTCTGCTTGATGGTTCTGGCTGACAGCTGGATGGAGTTCTCGCTGGGGTACTCCTGGGGGAACACCAGCTCCTGCACCTGGCCCTCTGTGTTCAGGACcgtgacctccagaactgtggggaCAGGGAATGGCAGGCCATGCAGGGTTGGGGTCTGTCCCTCATCCAGGGGCTTGGGCTTCAGAGTTGGGGCTATGTGGCAAGAGGCCCAAGGCTGAGGGTCAGGGTGCCAAGGATACCCCATAGTGTAGGGCCAGGTGTGCCCCTGTGGTCAAGATTTGTGTCTGAGCTTGTTCCTCAAGGCTGGAGACTGCCTGTGTGATGCGGCACGTACCCACGTTTTGCTTGGCAGCCAGGAATCGGGCAGGCTCCCGGACATTGTCGGCTAGCAGGAAGGCCCCCTCCTCTAGGACATCCAGGAGCATGGTGGCCGTATGCACCTGCTCCGTGGTGTTCATGTCCTTCCAGGACTCAAGAGCCTCTGGCCGCAGCAGATTATCCACCGTCTCCACCACAGCCTGCACAGGGTGGGTGGGGGTATGGCGCTGTGAGCCCCATTACCGAGTTCCTCAGGGGCCTGGCAGGAGGGCTGGCTCTGCCCCTCCTCTCAGCCTCCACCCCCAGTGCCGCCTGGACCTGCTCCCCTACCCTGCACCATCCACCTGAGCAGGTCTCACCTTAATATAGTCCTTGCAGGTTCTCTCTCGCTTGTGCATCTAGGGGATAAGATGGAGGTGGCATCAGGCCCAGCTTCCAGACACTGCTTCCCTAAACCCAACACGCACATCTAGGGCCCGATATCTCACTCTTTGGTATCAGTACCACCCACTGGGGCTAGGCCATCAGCAAGAGAGTTCTAAGAGCACTCCGGCACCCAGGACCATCCGAGGCAGCATAGGAGCAAAACCCAGTAGTCCTTGGAGCCTTTCCTCCTGCCTGACTGAGTGGTGTGCCAGCAGCTAGCCCAGCTCAGAGTACCAGGCCAGACACTGCCTGAGCCCTATGGGCAGGCACCTGCCCTGGGTCCCACTGCCCCACCGCCAGGCCCACCTTGTTGTAGTTCTTGCCAGCTGACTCTCGCTCAATGGGCCGCAAGGCCTGCAGCTGGGCGTCCAGGAtgtccagcagctgctccatcaGCTTCACGGAGGAGGAGACGTCACCCGCGTAGATTGAGCCCCGGGTGTGACGAGCTAGCTCACTGGCGATGTTGGCTGCATTTTCCCCGCTCTTGATCTGTGTGAGGTGGGTTGCGcaccagctctgtcagggaccatCCTGTTCTCCCCCACATCCACAGCCCTGTACACCCCCACCCAGCCCCTGcatctccttcccctcccctggtCCTCTTCTGCCTCCCCACCTGGCCCTGCTCCCTGTTTAGGCAGGGAGGGGACCGAGCAGTTCCAGTTCCGCCTTCTAGACTTTGGGCCCCGTTGTCTTCCCAGTTGCTCCCCCACCCTTGCTGTGTCCCGCGCATGGCCGTCCAGGCCTGGTGCTCAAGcaaatgtgtgtgtctgtgaggggTGGCTGCTGCTGGTACCTTCTGGGCCACCTGGTTGACCCAGGGGGAGGTGCAGTTGCTGAGGTCAGGGCCCCGGGGGTTCCAGAGCCCCAGGGCTGGTAGACACTGGAAGGAGGCAATTCCTGCAGGGACAGACGAacaggaagagagaaggaagccaaaggaaaggagagaaggatgGGCCAGAGAAGGGGGAAGGAGACATCAGACAGAGAGGGATGGGTAGGCAAAGATGGAGGTGAGGGGAACACGGGAGGACAGGGGTGAAGCAGCCAGACAGTCAAGAGAAGCAGCACTTGGAGGCGACGTAAGCCACCCCTTGCTTCCCCTAGGTGCCACTTTCCCTCTTGGCTCCCCTTGCCTTTGCCTGCCAGGATGATGGCCCTCTAGCCAAGTCCCCCCAGGAAGCTCCTTCTTGGGGAAGCCTCTTCTGACTCACCCTCCCCTGACCTTAAAGTACAtggctcccaccccacccccccagcaCTTCAGCGGCTCCTAGGTTGTCCCGTATCTCTCAACTGAGCCAGGAGCCATGCTCTCTGCAGGTGCTCAGTGGGCATTTAGGGGAGGAGGGGAGTCACTGAGCTACTGCTGTCTCTGGAACTCTGCTAGACACGGGGGACACAGTCCCGGTAAGGAAGAGACAGGTTAAATGTGTTTACATTCAGCAGAAGAGTGGACATGTCCCCCATCCCTTCCCTGGCCCAACCAGCAGTGGCCAACCCCAAGCCAGTCACAGTGGACATGACCGTGGTCTCTGCCTGTTCCACTCACCTCGTGTCCCCTTGGGGCAAGGCCTTTCCACCAGCATCCCCTGCTGGGTGGCTGGCCACTGGACTCGCCGTACCTCCCGGGGTTCACAGAAGAGCTCAGGAGACACGTGCAGATTGGGGGCCAGGGGCCGCCGGGTGCTGGGGGCCGGGGCTGTGGCTGGAGGCAGGTCAGGTCCCAGCTGGTTGATGGCACCCACAGGGTGCGTGGTGAGGGGAGCCCGGCGGAGCGGGGTGGTGGCTGCGGGCGAGGCTGTGCTGGTGAGCGGAGTGGGCCGGGCTGTGGTGGTTGTGCTGAGGGATGGGGAAGTGGCTGGACCTGGAAGGGAGAAGAGATATGAAACAGGGTCACCCACCCCTGGGCACAGGGTTCCTGGTCCCCAAAGAGTCTGGGGTTGGATCTCTCTCCACAGTTTAATCCACGAAGAGAGGCAGAGGTCCCCTATACCCAAGGAACCATACAAAGTGTCAAAAGAGGCCATAAAAACCCTGAGGTCTGAGGGAATAGTTCAGAGAGGAGAAGCAGGAAGGAGGTGTCAGAGGGCCACTAAACCTAGTCACCTCCCATCCTGTTCTTGCTCCAACTCTGGTCTCTTTACCCCTGAACATATCCCTTCCTGCTGGGGGCATCACTTCGCCCTTCTACAAACTCGACTGGATTAGATCGGCGGCtttccagctgctccatggggccCTGAGCTGCTTAGAGCTGGCTCTGGGCAGCTGAGGGGATAAAATGAGACTGTGGAGGGCCCTGCCCCATGTCAATGCCAGCAACTCTGCTCTGATCTGTTTATACATATTGGGTTCCCACCCAAGGTTTTGGCCCACGAGGGCTCTACACTGAAAAACCATGCTTGAGCCCTGGGTAGAGGCAGTGCGGTTTAATGGTTACGAACTCAGAGtcttgggttcaaattctgatTTGGGTGAGTTAATCCCCCACCCGcccagggcctcagtttcctcatctgtaaagtggggacaaTGACAGTTCCTGTCTCATGGGTCACTGTGAGGATTAGATGAGTTAACAATTGTAAAGTGCTAACAACAGTGCCTGTCACATGCTGTGGCTTTCTCCTACGTAGGGTCCCCTGAGCCCAAAAACTCTAGGTCCCCAAGAGCTCTCAGGATGCTGCCCACCCTGGGGCCCATGGAAGGGACAGACTCCTGGCCTGGACATAAGCTGTCCTCACCAGCACTGGGGTCAGGTGGCCCAAACTCCAGGCTGTAGCGCACCACGAAATAGTTGTTCCAGACGTAGAGCTGGTTGTCACGTGGGTTGTAGTCAACAGAGGAGACAAACTGGTAGGGGTTGGGAAAGGCGAGGCTGACGGGTTCCTCACGGTTAGCATTGGTGTTGAAGGCGTAGTCCACTCGGTTGCCAGCTGCCTCGCTGTCATCGTCCACGTACACGGAGCGCAGCACATAGAGGACGCCGCACACCATGAAGGCGTTGGACGCTGAGCGCTTGTCGTAGCCCGTCTCCCAGGTGCCCTCAAAGCGCAGCGTGTAGGGGTTGAGCTGGCTCACCACCAGCCGCCCGTTGTTGCCCTCGGTGGCGTAGATGACCCACAGCCCATTCTCATCCACAGCCAGGTCAATGTCGGTCTTGCCCCCCCAGCGGTAGGGTGAAGTGTCGTGGTAGTTGGCCGTGTTGATGACTGTCTCCCCACTCTTGATGCGTGTCCGGAGGTCATACTTGACAATGTTGCGTGTCCGCTCCTTGTTGTAGAACACGGCTCCGTCATAGACCACAAAGCCCGTGCCGTCTACCCGATTGGGTAGGCGGTAGGTGGTGGTATGGCGGGCAGCCACATAGTCTTCCCACGAGGCATACTCGGTCAGTGTGTCTGTGCGGTATGGGATCCAGGGCATCACGTAGATGCGGTCACCAGCCTGCAGTGGGTCCTTGCACCATGCGCCAGACTGGTGCTCTGACTCGTGTGTTGAGGTGGGCTCCAGCACCTTCTGCAGAGTCCCTGGGCACACGAAGACTGGGCCAGGCGGGGTGGGGAGGAGACAGGAGAGGAGGAGCAAGGacgagggagggagagagaaaggcacGTTGGTCACGGGGGCCAGAGGGACCAGGCTCTCCCCTCCTGCAGCTGCAGTCACGGTTGCTTGGTAGGGCTGGTGATGGGGAGGGGGTTCTGGGCTGGGACCCCCCCTCCCCAGCTGCCCCTGTCCCTGGAGATGTCAACCCTGGAGGCCATTAAGAGCAGGGTTAGTGTGTGTGAGGGGGAAGGTGGTGCCCCTCTTTCCTTCCCTGGCTGCTTGAGACCCCACAGGCTGGGGAGAAGGGGTTTGGCAAGGTCCCTCCAGAGACATCCATGTGACTTAGATGGGCGGAAAGATTCCCCACTGCAGTGACTCCTGGATGCGTCCTTCCAGGGTCTCAATGTCTGCCCCTCCCCCTCTCCAAGAGCTAGGGTCAAGGGTCCCATCCTTCACCAACCACACCagaacagagattttttttttactccacttTCTTCCTCCTGCAAAAATTGCAAGGTAGAGATATTTCCTTACCCTTGTGGGTATCAGAATGCCCCATTCCAGGATGGGGGAGGCATAGGGGAGTCAACTCTTCTAAAGGTCATGAAGGAGCCCGTGTCCCCCCTCCCCATTCCCACTCAATCAATAGCTGAGGAAGGGTTTCCTGAGGCTGGTCCCTGGCCagccctcccagggccccagccctgccccagccAGCAGGGTCTCTCACGGCATTGCTCAGCAGCAGACACTGACACTGGTGCACATGGGGAGGGTAGGGACATGAGAGGGAGGGGCTCCCGTGaaggggggtggggaaggagagcTGCAGGGCATGAAGAAAGACAGAGGGGATGCGGCGAGGTCCTGGCTCCGAGTGCTGGAGaccacctgggaagaaagggttAGTGCTGGCAGAGGAGAGAGGGGGTGAGCAGAGAATTCACTCCAAGGCCCAGGCCCGACTCAGGGTCCCTCGGGGGGGCAGTCCCAGGTCCAGCTCGGAGGGGGCAAGGGAGGGAACCAGGTGCTAGGATAAAGACCCAGCCCGCCCCAGCCAGGCCCCCCACCTCCCCTGCCCCGGACCCCGATTTACCTGCAACCATCCCCGGCTCGGGAGGAGGGATCAAGGCAGCGCTGATGTCAGAAAGGTGGGgggccccgccccacccccccattccctgaaaaggaggaaaacctcaACTGCATCTCGTTGGCCGCCGCTGGCCTGCCCACCCCTGCCCGACACATCCCAGTACAACTTGCTCCTAGCCTCCCTGCAATGGGTGGTGTGGCTGGCCTCCCCGCCTCCTCTTCACAGAGAGGTGGCACCCACCGCCCCTCCACATAGGTGGGTGGGCCTCCCTCTCCCTGCTAGCAGAACCCACGGACAGGCCAGGGCGAGGGCTTGGGGGGTTGCAGTGAATTCTCTGCTCCTGCTTGGCCTGTTACCAAAGCAGCTGGCCTGGGTGGGACAGGGCAGGCTGGGGACCTG
This region includes:
- the ADGRL1 gene encoding adhesion G protein-coupled receptor L1 isoform X2, translating into MARLAAVLWSLCVTAVLVTSATQGLSRAGLPFGLMRRELACEGYPIELRCPGSDVIMVENANYGRTDDKICDADPFQMENVQCYLPDAFKIMSQRCNNRTQCVVVAGSDAFPDPCPGTYKYLEVQYDCVPYIFVCPGTLQKVLEPTSTHESEHQSGAWCKDPLQAGDRIYVMPWIPYRTDTLTEYASWEDYVAARHTTTYRLPNRVDGTGFVVYDGAVFYNKERTRNIVKYDLRTRIKSGETVINTANYHDTSPYRWGGKTDIDLAVDENGLWVIYATEGNNGRLVVSQLNPYTLRFEGTWETGYDKRSASNAFMVCGVLYVLRSVYVDDDSEAAGNRVDYAFNTNANREEPVSLAFPNPYQFVSSVDYNPRDNQLYVWNNYFVVRYSLEFGPPDPSAGPATSPSLSTTTTARPTPLTSTASPAATTPLRRAPLTTHPVGAINQLGPDLPPATAPAPSTRRPLAPNLHVSPELFCEPREVRRVQWPATQQGMLVERPCPKGTRGIASFQCLPALGLWNPRGPDLSNCTSPWVNQVAQKIKSGENAANIASELARHTRGSIYAGDVSSSVKLMEQLLDILDAQLQALRPIERESAGKNYNKMHKRERTCKDYIKAVVETVDNLLRPEALESWKDMNTTEQVHTATMLLDVLEEGAFLLADNVREPARFLAAKQNVVLEVTVLNTEGQVQELVFPQEYPSENSIQLSARTIKQNSRNGVVKVVFILYNNLGLFLSTENATVKLAGEVGAGGPGGASLVVNSQVIAASINKESSRVFLMDPVIFTVAHLEAKNHFNANCSFWNYSERSMLGYWSTQGCRLVESNKTHTTCACSHLTNFAVLMAHREIYQGRINELLLSVITWVGIVISLVCLAICISTFCFLRGLQTDRNTIHKNLCINLFLAELLFLVGIDKTQYEIACPIFAGLLHYFFLAAFSWLCLEGVHLYLLLVEVFESEYSRTKYYYLGGYCFPALVVGIAAAIDYRSYGTEKACWLRVDNYFIWSFIGPVSFVIVVNLVFLMVTLHKMVRSSSVLKPDSSRLDNIKSWALGAIALLFLLGLTWAFGLLFINKESVVMAYLFTTFNAFQGVFIFVFHCALQKKVHKEYSKCLRHSYCCIRSPPGGTHGSLKTSAMRSNTRYYTGTQSRIRRMWNDTVRKQTESSFMAGDINSTPTLNRGTMGNHLLTNPVLQPRGGTSPYNTLIAESVGFNPSSPPVFNSPEHPLGGREACGMDTLPLNGNFNNSYSLRSGDFPPGDGGPEPPRGRNLADAAAFEKMIISELVHNNLRGSSSVAKGPPPPEPPVPPVPGGSGEEEAGGPGGADRAEIELLYKALEEPLLLPRAQSVLYQSDLDESESCTAEDGATSRPLSSPPGRDSLYASGANLRDSPSYPDSSPEGPGEALPPPPPVPPGPPEIYYTSRPPALVARNPLQGYYQVRRPSHEGYLAAPGLEGPGPDGDGQMQLVTSL
- the ADGRL1 gene encoding adhesion G protein-coupled receptor L1 isoform X1, which codes for MARLAAVLWSLCVTAVLVTSATQGLSRAGLPFGLMRRELACEGYPIELRCPGSDVIMVENANYGRTDDKICDADPFQMENVQCYLPDAFKIMSQRCNNRTQCVVVAGSDAFPDPCPGTYKYLEVQYDCVPYIFVCPGTLQKVLEPTSTHESEHQSGAWCKDPLQAGDRIYVMPWIPYRTDTLTEYASWEDYVAARHTTTYRLPNRVDGTGFVVYDGAVFYNKERTRNIVKYDLRTRIKSGETVINTANYHDTSPYRWGGKTDIDLAVDENGLWVIYATEGNNGRLVVSQLNPYTLRFEGTWETGYDKRSASNAFMVCGVLYVLRSVYVDDDSEAAGNRVDYAFNTNANREEPVSLAFPNPYQFVSSVDYNPRDNQLYVWNNYFVVRYSLEFGPPDPSAGPATSPSLSTTTTARPTPLTSTASPAATTPLRRAPLTTHPVGAINQLGPDLPPATAPAPSTRRPLAPNLHVSPELFCEPREVRRVQWPATQQGMLVERPCPKGTRGIASFQCLPALGLWNPRGPDLSNCTSPWVNQVAQKIKSGENAANIASELARHTRGSIYAGDVSSSVKLMEQLLDILDAQLQALRPIERESAGKNYNKMHKRERTCKDYIKAVVETVDNLLRPEALESWKDMNTTEQVHTATMLLDVLEEGAFLLADNVREPARFLAAKQNVVLEVTVLNTEGQVQELVFPQEYPSENSIQLSARTIKQNSRNGVVKVVFILYNNLGLFLSTENATVKLAGEVGAGGPGGASLVVNSQVIAASINKESSRVFLMDPVIFTVAHLEAKNHFNANCSFWNYSERSMLGYWSTQGCRLVESNKTHTTCACSHLTNFAVLMAHREIYQGRINELLLSVITWVGIVISLVCLAICISTFCFLRGLQTDRNTIHKNLCINLFLAELLFLVGIDKTQYEIACPIFAGLLHYFFLAAFSWLCLEGVHLYLLLVEVFESEYSRTKYYYLGGYCFPALVVGIAAAIDYRSYGTEKACWLRVDNYFIWSFIGPVSFVIVVNLVFLMVTLHKMVRSSSVLKPDSSRLDNIKSWALGAIALLFLLGLTWAFGLLFINKESVVMAYLFTTFNAFQGVFIFVFHCALQKKVHKEYSKCLRHSYCCIRSPPGGTHGSLKTSAMRSNTRYYTGTQSRIRRMWNDTVRKQTESSFMAGDINSTPTLNRGTMGNHLLTNPVLQPRGGTSPYNTLIAESVGFNPSSPPVFNSPGSFREPKHPLGGREACGMDTLPLNGNFNNSYSLRSGDFPPGDGGPEPPRGRNLADAAAFEKMIISELVHNNLRGSSSVAKGPPPPEPPVPPVPGGSGEEEAGGPGGADRAEIELLYKALEEPLLLPRAQSVLYQSDLDESESCTAEDGATSRPLSSPPGRDSLYASGANLRDSPSYPDSSPEGPGEALPPPPPVPPGPPEIYYTSRPPALVARNPLQGYYQVRRPSHEGYLAAPGLEGPGPDGDGQMQLVTSL
- the ADGRL1 gene encoding adhesion G protein-coupled receptor L1 isoform X3 → MPFLTPVQGPTSTWRCSTTVFPTGMGGWGGAPHLSDISAALIPPPEPGMVAVFVCPGTLQKVLEPTSTHESEHQSGAWCKDPLQAGDRIYVMPWIPYRTDTLTEYASWEDYVAARHTTTYRLPNRVDGTGFVVYDGAVFYNKERTRNIVKYDLRTRIKSGETVINTANYHDTSPYRWGGKTDIDLAVDENGLWVIYATEGNNGRLVVSQLNPYTLRFEGTWETGYDKRSASNAFMVCGVLYVLRSVYVDDDSEAAGNRVDYAFNTNANREEPVSLAFPNPYQFVSSVDYNPRDNQLYVWNNYFVVRYSLEFGPPDPSAGPATSPSLSTTTTARPTPLTSTASPAATTPLRRAPLTTHPVGAINQLGPDLPPATAPAPSTRRPLAPNLHVSPELFCEPREVRRVQWPATQQGMLVERPCPKGTRGIASFQCLPALGLWNPRGPDLSNCTSPWVNQVAQKIKSGENAANIASELARHTRGSIYAGDVSSSVKLMEQLLDILDAQLQALRPIERESAGKNYNKMHKRERTCKDYIKAVVETVDNLLRPEALESWKDMNTTEQVHTATMLLDVLEEGAFLLADNVREPARFLAAKQNVVLEVTVLNTEGQVQELVFPQEYPSENSIQLSARTIKQNSRNGVVKVVFILYNNLGLFLSTENATVKLAGEVGAGGPGGASLVVNSQVIAASINKESSRVFLMDPVIFTVAHLEAKNHFNANCSFWNYSERSMLGYWSTQGCRLVESNKTHTTCACSHLTNFAVLMAHREIYQGRINELLLSVITWVGIVISLVCLAICISTFCFLRGLQTDRNTIHKNLCINLFLAELLFLVGIDKTQYEIACPIFAGLLHYFFLAAFSWLCLEGVHLYLLLVEVFESEYSRTKYYYLGGYCFPALVVGIAAAIDYRSYGTEKACWLRVDNYFIWSFIGPVSFVIVVNLVFLMVTLHKMVRSSSVLKPDSSRLDNIKSWALGAIALLFLLGLTWAFGLLFINKESVVMAYLFTTFNAFQGVFIFVFHCALQKKVHKEYSKCLRHSYCCIRSPPGGTHGSLKTSAMRSNTRYYTGTQSRIRRMWNDTVRKQTESSFMAGDINSTPTLNRGTMGNHLLTNPVLQPRGGTSPYNTLIAESVGFNPSSPPVFNSPGSFREPKHPLGGREACGMDTLPLNGNFNNSYSLRSGDFPPGDGGPEPPRGRNLADAAAFEKMIISELVHNNLRGSSSVAKGPPPPEPPVPPVPGGSGEEEAGGPGGADRAEIELLYKALEEPLLLPRAQSVLYQSDLDESESCTAEDGATSRPLSSPPGRDSLYASGANLRDSPSYPDSSPEGPGEALPPPPPVPPGPPEIYYTSRPPALVARNPLQGYYQVRRPSHEGYLAAPGLEGPGPDGDGQMQLVTSL